One Misgurnus anguillicaudatus chromosome 22, ASM2758022v2, whole genome shotgun sequence DNA segment encodes these proteins:
- the LOC129439888 gene encoding butyrophilin-like protein 1 — protein sequence MAAASSDESQLIIPETAQSVEVKLGCDITVPCHLSPEICAVDMKIKWFKETDCVCIYEKREVTEARDYMNKVSLFTEEIIKGNVSLILQRFTESDLGDYLCQVTIGDKTEEITVKVQDDTVHTSDSRQEKQITPTRKEPRGSLFARIAAGALIGAVCGPSAALGVATGAVIGAVEEASRGGAGGSPVEGPSGQPLRPAEAADHRKISFLKVRGVLL from the exons ATGGCAGCTGCAAGCAGTG ATGAATCTCAGCTCATTATTCCTGAAACAGCTCAAAGTGTTGAGGTTAAACTGGGGTGTGATATCACAGTACCATGTCACCTGTCTCCTGAAATCTGTGCTGTTGACATGAAGATCAAGTGGTTTAAGGAGACAGACTGTGTGTGTATCTATGAAAAAAGAGAGGTGACAGAGGCAAGGGACTACATGAATAAAGTAAGCCTGTTTACTGAGGAGATAATCAAAGGAAATGTTTCCTTAATACTTCAACGCTTCACAGAGTCAGATTTGGGAGATTATTTGTGTCAAGTCACCATTGGAGACAAAACAGAAGAGATAACAGTAAAAGTACAAGATG ATACTGTACATACATCTGACTCAAggcaagaaaaacaaataacccCAACTAGAAAAGAACCACGAGGAAGCTTGTTTGCTCGTATAGCAGCTGGAGCATTAATAGGTGCAGTATGTGGACCATCAGCAGCATTAGGAGTAGCAACAGGAGCGGTAATAGGAGCAGTAGAAGAAGCATCAAGAGGAGGAGCAGGAGGAAGTCCAGTAGAAGGACCATCAGGACAACCATTGCGGCCAGCAGAAGCAGCTGATCATAGAAAAATCTCTTTCTTGAAAGTAAGAggagttttactgtaa
- the LOC141358879 gene encoding GTPase IMAP family member 2-like, translated as MNGGKTSGPVRRNSKDKIEPKMTEETSNLESSVLVSGSELRLVLLGSAGSEKSASVNIILNREEKIQTDTSTEIQQSESRQGEVNGKQVTVVETPDWFCSDLSLEEVRHDVRLCVHLSAPGPHAFLLIIPVQQSTGVERAMLEKMEEIFGERCWRNTMILFTVTDEEQKKNIEDFVQSGNQEVQRLVEKCGNRFHCLNIHQSGDDSQISELLEKIEKMMEGNTERFYRIKAT; from the exons ATGAATGGTGGAAAAACCTCAGGTCCAGTAAGAAGAAACAGCAAGGACAAGATCGAACCAAAAA tgACTGAAGAAACATCAAATCTAGAGTCTTCAGTGTTGGTTTCTGGATCAGAGCTCAGGTTGGTTCTTCTGGGGAGTGCTGGATCTGAAAAGAGTGCATCAGTAAACATCATCCTGAACAGAGAGGAGAAGATCCAGACTGATACATCAACAGAGATCCAGCAGAGTGAGAGCAGACAGGGGGAGGTGAATGGGAAGCAGGTGACTGTGGTGGAAACTCCTGACTGGTTTTGCTCTGATCTCTCTCTGGAGGAGGTGAGACATGATGTGAGACTCTGTGTTCATCTGTCTGCTCCAGGACCTCACGCCTTCCTCCTGATCATACCAGTACAACAATCTACTGGAGTAGAGAGAGCAATGCTGGAGAAAATGGAGGAGATTTTTGGGGAGAGATGTTGGAGGAACACCATGATCCTTTTTACTGTTACTGATGAAGAACAAAAGAAGAACATTGAGGATTTTGTCCAGTCAGGGAATCAGGAGGTCCAGAGACTTGTAGAGAAATGTGGGAACAGGTTTCACTGTCTCAACATTCATCAGAGTGGAGATGATTCACAGATCTCAGAGCTGCTGGAGAAGATTGAGAAGATGATGGAAGGAAACACAGAGAgattttacagaataaaagctACCTGA
- the LOC129439434 gene encoding uncharacterized protein produces MDQLGCAGGDLVKLVDQLAELVGTWSSWWTSLLSWWTSLLSWWEPGRAGGPAWLSWWTSLAELVDQLMTSFDHLFPTLDQLMSSLDQLMTSLDQLMTSLDHLKPATSLSWKVKWQLQATIRFHLIIPETTESVQVKLGSGFTVPCHLSPETSAVNMEIKWFKETDCLCDYKNRQMTVVGGYENKVSLLTGELNRGNVSLTIQCFTESDLGNYVCQVTSGDKTEEITIRVKDAEKDKLHGTPAKDDTGKRSMFKFMALGAFAGAIILPIAVAGAAAVAGAAVATGLVGAVGGAAVGAAAVVGKAAVGAAVGKVAVGAGGPAAAAEQPLQFAEAEDHRNITFLKVDTIKTSDLMTGKYSIMVTINSGRGKLKKKSKQL; encoded by the exons ATGGACCAGCTTGGGTGTGCTGGCGGGgacctggtcaagctggtggacCAGCTTGCTGAGCTGGTGGGGACCTGGTCGAGCTGGTGGACCAGCTTGCTGAGCTGGTGGACCAGCTTGCTGAGCTGGTGGGAACCTGGTCGAGCTGGTGGACCAGCTTGGCTGAGCTGGTGGACCAGCTTGGCTGAGCTGGTGGACCAGCTAATGACCAGCTTTGATCATCTATTCCCCACCTTGGACCAGCTAATGTCCAGCTTGGACCAGCTGATGACCAGCTTGGACCAGCTGATGACCAGCTtggaccatcttaaaccagctaccagcttaagCTG GAAAGTAAAATGGCAGCTGCAAGCAACG ATTAGATTTCATCTTATAATCCCTGAAACAACTGAGAGTGTTCAGGTTAAATTGGGATCTGGATTCACTGTACCATGTCACCTGTCACCTGAAACCAGTGCTGTCAACATGGAGATCAAATGGTTTAAGGAGACAGACTGTCTTTGTGACTATAAGAACAGACAGATGACAGTGGTAGGAGGATACGAAAACAAAGTCAGCCTGCTAACTGGGGAGCTAAACAGAGGAAATGTGTCCTTAACAATACAGTGCTTCACAGAGTCAGATTTGGGAAATTATGTGTGTCAAGTCACCAGTGGAGACAAAACAGAAGAGATAACAATAAGAGTAAAAGATG CAGAGAAAGACAAACTGCACGGAACTCCAGCTAAAGACGACACAGGAAAAAGAAGCATGTTTAAGTTCATGGCATTAGGTGCATTTGCCGGGGCAATAATTTTACCAATAGCAGTAGCAGGAGCAGCAGCAGTAGCAGGAGCAGCAGTAGCAACTGGACTAGTGGGAGCAGTAGGAGGAGCTGCAGTAGGAGCAGCAGCAGTAGTAGGAAAAGCTGCAGTAGGAGCAGCAGTAGGAAAAGTTGCAGTAGGAGCAGGTGgaccagcagcagcagcagaaCAGCCATTGCAGTTTGCAGAAGCAGAAGATCATAGAAACATCACTTTTTTGAAA GTCgacacaataaaaacatctgATCTAATGACAGGTAAATATAGCATAATGGTAACCATCAATTCAGGCAGaggaaagttaaaaaaaaaatctaagcagctataa